Proteins encoded in a region of the Zunongwangia endophytica genome:
- the cysQ gene encoding 3'(2'),5'-bisphosphate nucleotidase CysQ produces MKTAILAALGAGKRIMEIYNHENFGIDFKSDDSPLTKADLASHKIIMTALKKTNIPVLSEEGRDIDYSERKVWDQLWIVDPIDGTKEFIKRNGEFTVNIALIENKKPVLGVIYVPALKDLYFASSDGSFHVKDIDSNTTFDDIAGNATKIPVYKPEKVYTIVSSKSHLSKETQDFIDKVKSQKGEIKTISKGSSLKLCMVAKGEADCYPRFAPTMEWDTAAGQAICSFAGKRVIDQETGEEMLYNRKDLLNNWFIVQ; encoded by the coding sequence ATGAAAACCGCAATTCTTGCTGCTTTAGGAGCTGGGAAAAGAATTATGGAAATATATAACCATGAAAATTTTGGTATAGATTTTAAGAGTGATGATTCGCCTTTAACAAAAGCGGATTTGGCATCTCATAAGATTATAATGACGGCTTTGAAGAAAACAAATATTCCAGTGCTTTCAGAAGAGGGTCGCGATATCGACTATTCCGAGAGAAAGGTTTGGGATCAATTATGGATAGTGGATCCAATTGATGGAACAAAAGAATTTATAAAAAGGAATGGTGAATTTACTGTTAATATTGCTTTGATAGAAAACAAAAAGCCAGTTCTAGGGGTAATATATGTTCCTGCTCTTAAAGATTTATATTTTGCTTCTAGTGATGGTTCTTTTCATGTTAAAGACATAGATTCGAACACCACCTTTGATGATATAGCCGGAAACGCAACAAAAATTCCCGTTTATAAACCAGAAAAGGTATATACTATCGTCTCTAGTAAGTCACACTTGTCTAAAGAAACACAAGATTTTATAGATAAGGTTAAATCACAAAAGGGAGAGATTAAGACAATCTCAAAAGGTAGTTCACTTAAGCTGTGTATGGTAGCTAAAGGTGAAGCCGATTGCTATCCAAGATTTGCCCCCACGATGGAATGGGATACTGCAGCGGGACAAGCTATTTGCTCTTTTGCGGGTAAAAGAGTTATTGACCAAGAGACAGGTGA